A genomic window from Streptomyces sp. NBC_01429 includes:
- a CDS encoding beta-N-acetylhexosaminidase, with translation MSCGFRTWEVYVKRSSPGARIAGAVVALATATTAAGCGSGGDNDGSSDGARGRTTGAASAASASPTPSPSRTYPLSTTPRSIPSVRTHEPARGPGWKPGANSGVVIARGSEDLADEGKLLSRELKIAYRGTAAARAGDVELALKSGSGTAESYTLTASDGRVRITGPDQAGVFYGTRTLKQSVRADGTMPEGVVRDSPARQQRGLNLDIARKYYTPAWIEARMREMADLKMNMLGLHFSDDQGFRIESTSHPEIVSAQHLSKADVRGILALADQLHITVVPEIDSPGHLGAVLKAHPDLQLRNASGVATQGAIDISKPASAKLVDELDREFAALFPGPYWNLGADEYQALVVRDPQASYPQLARAAVSKYGSGARVQDLTTGWTNDRAAALKSFDKKFKVWNDGLFRGGVVKADPAFEVQYWTGKELGARPPEEYLDEGRKVLNFNDEYLYYVLGQPNTFVYPTGQRIYEQWTPLVVRGTKPVPTTHQRQIQGGMFAIWGDFPNAQTQDQVAAGIRLPLAATAEKTWNPAKPKLSWNEFKALDAKTAGTG, from the coding sequence ATGTCGTGCGGTTTCCGCACATGGGAGGTTTACGTGAAGAGGTCATCTCCGGGGGCCCGGATAGCCGGCGCGGTCGTCGCGCTGGCCACCGCCACGACGGCCGCGGGCTGCGGCTCGGGGGGCGACAACGACGGATCCTCGGACGGCGCGCGGGGGAGGACCACGGGCGCGGCCTCGGCGGCGAGCGCCTCGCCCACCCCGTCACCCAGCCGGACGTATCCGCTCTCCACCACGCCGCGCTCCATACCCTCCGTACGCACCCACGAGCCCGCGCGGGGGCCCGGCTGGAAGCCCGGCGCGAACAGCGGGGTCGTCATCGCCCGGGGCAGCGAGGACCTCGCGGACGAGGGGAAGCTGCTCTCGCGGGAGCTGAAGATCGCCTACCGGGGCACCGCCGCCGCCCGCGCGGGCGATGTCGAGCTGGCCCTCAAGAGCGGTTCGGGCACCGCCGAGTCGTACACCCTGACCGCGAGCGACGGCCGGGTCCGGATCACCGGCCCCGACCAGGCCGGCGTCTTCTACGGGACGCGCACGCTCAAGCAGTCCGTACGGGCCGACGGCACGATGCCGGAGGGCGTCGTACGGGACAGCCCGGCCCGCCAGCAGCGCGGGCTCAACCTGGACATCGCGCGCAAGTACTACACCCCGGCCTGGATCGAGGCCCGGATGCGCGAGATGGCCGACCTCAAGATGAACATGCTGGGGCTGCACTTCTCCGACGACCAGGGCTTCCGCATCGAGTCCACCAGCCATCCCGAGATCGTCTCCGCGCAGCATCTGTCCAAGGCCGACGTCCGCGGGATCCTGGCGCTCGCCGACCAGCTGCACATCACCGTCGTCCCGGAGATCGACTCGCCCGGACACCTCGGCGCCGTGCTCAAGGCCCACCCCGACCTCCAGCTGCGCAATGCGAGCGGCGTGGCCACCCAGGGCGCGATCGACATCTCGAAGCCCGCCTCCGCGAAGCTCGTGGACGAGCTGGACCGCGAGTTCGCGGCGCTCTTCCCCGGCCCGTACTGGAACCTCGGCGCGGACGAGTACCAGGCGCTGGTCGTACGCGATCCGCAGGCGTCGTACCCGCAGCTCGCGCGGGCCGCGGTGAGCAAGTACGGCTCCGGCGCGCGGGTCCAGGACCTCACGACCGGCTGGACGAACGACCGGGCGGCCGCGCTGAAGTCGTTCGACAAGAAGTTCAAGGTCTGGAACGACGGGCTGTTCAGGGGCGGTGTCGTCAAGGCCGACCCGGCCTTCGAGGTGCAGTACTGGACCGGCAAGGAGCTGGGCGCGCGACCGCCCGAGGAGTATCTCGACGAGGGCCGCAAGGTGCTGAACTTCAACGACGAGTACCTCTACTACGTGCTCGGGCAGCCCAACACCTTCGTCTACCCGACCGGTCAGCGGATCTACGAGCAGTGGACCCCGCTGGTGGTGCGCGGCACGAAGCCGGTGCCCACGACGCACCAGCGGCAGATCCAGGGCGGCATGTTCGCCATCTGGGGCGACTTCCCGAACGCGCAGACCCAGGACCAGGTGGCGGCCGGGATCAGGCTGCCGCTGGCGGCGACGGCGGAGAAGACCTGGAACCCGGCGAAGCCGAAGCTGAGCTGGAACGAGTTCAAGGCGCTCGACGCGAAGACGGCCGGGACTGGCTGA